One genomic segment of Myxocyprinus asiaticus isolate MX2 ecotype Aquarium Trade chromosome 14, UBuf_Myxa_2, whole genome shotgun sequence includes these proteins:
- the LOC127452364 gene encoding transmembrane protein 11, mitochondrial-like, whose translation MASLGRRRGVPVSRERGVMAATECYIVHEIYNGENAQEQFEYELEQALEAQYHYIVIEPTRIGDETARWVAVGNCLHKTAVLAGAACLLTPLALPADYSRYVALPAGALSLACATLYGISWQFDPCCKYQVEYDSQKLSRLPLHTLTSSTPVVLVRRDDMHRKRLHNTIALAALAYCAKKIYELYSV comes from the exons ATGGCGTCGCTGGGAAGGAGGCGCGGTGTCCCAGTCAGCAGGGAGAG GGGAGTGATGGCGGCCACAGAGTGCTACATCGTCCATGAGATTTACAACGGCGAGAATGCACAAGAGCAGTTTGAGTATGAGCTGGAACAGGCTCTGGAGGCGCAGTACCATTACATCGTGATCGAGCCCACGCGTATTGGAGACGAAACGGCCCGCTGGGTGGCCGTCGGAAACTGCCTGCACAAAACAGCCGTACTGGCGGGAGCCGCGTGCCTCCTCACGCCGCTAGCTCTTCCTGCTGACTACTCCCGTTACGTGGCACTGCCGGCTGGCGCACTGAGCCTGGCCTGTGCCACACTTTATGGCATCTCCTGGCAGTTCGACCCTTGCTGCAAATACCAGGTGGAGTATGACAGTCAGAAGCTCTCGCGGCTGCCCCTGCACACGCTCACCTCCTCTACGCCAGTGGTTCTGGTTCGACGGGACGACATGCACAGAAAGAGACTGCACAACACGATAGCGTTGGCGGCCCTGGCGTACTGTGCCAAGAAGATCTATGAACTGTACTCTGTATGA
- the LOC127452359 gene encoding probable phosphatase phospho1: MMRDSVFNCCVSPPHPPRGVDDHHQHGTRAQAPLPNDRRFLIFFDFDETLVDECSDDSMVTMAPGGVLPDWLKDTYRPGCYTEYMQRVLAYFAEQGVTPAAIRGTVEKLPPCPGIPALMRFLLSHPSHDFEVICVSDANTVFIETWLQHLGFRPLFLRIFTNPAHFDDNGQLQLCPFHSHDCLRCPKNMCKAVVVKQYVAQRIHERGGQPYQKILYVGDGANDFCPSLTMSPGDIAFPRRDFPMHKLIQEMEEAKPGEFKANVVPWGSGEDVISTLRKMLEGRP, translated from the coding sequence ATGATGCGGGACTCTGTGTTCAACTGCTGTGTTTCTCCACCCCATCCCCCTAGAGGAGTGGACGACCATCATCAACATGGCACCAGAGCTCAGGCTCCGCTCCCTAATGATAGGCGTTTTCTTATATTTTTTGACTTTGATGAGACCCTGGTGGACGAGTGCAGTGACGATTCTATGGTTACTATGGCGCCTGGCGGGGTCCTGCCCGACTGGTTGAAGGACACGTACCGCCCTGGCTGTTATACCGAGTACATGCAGCGTGTGCTGGCCTACTTCGCCGAACAGGGTGTCACTCCTGCAGCTATTCGGGGCACAGTGGAGAAGCTCCCTCCTTGCCCTGGCATCCCAGCTCTGATGCGCTTTCTGCTTTCCCATCCATCACATGACTTTGAAGTCATCTGTGTGTCTGACGCCAATACTGTCTTCATCGAGACGTGGCTGCAGCACCTGGGTTTCCGCCCACTTTTTCTGCGCATTTTCACCAACCCAGCTCACTTTGATGATAATGGGCAGCTGCAGCTTTGCCCCTTCCACTCCCATGATTGCCTGCGGTGCCCAAAGAACATGTGCAAAGCGGTGGTGGTTAAGCAGTATGTGGCCCAGCGCATCCATGAGAGAGGTGGGCAGCCCTACCAGAAGATTCTGTATGTGGGTGACGGGGCCAATGACTTTTGCCCGTCCCTCACAATGTCACCGGGCGATATAGCGTTCCCGCGGCGGGACTTCCCAATGCACAAACTGATCCAAGAGATGGAAGAAGCCAAGCCTGGAGAGTTCAAGGCCAATGTGGTGCCATGGGGCAGTGGAGAGGATGTCATCAGCACACTAAGGAAGATGTTGGAGGGGAGGccctaa
- the natd1 gene encoding protein NATD1 codes for MAQAAQMNVLDINTPPLRVEHDKKRRQFSIRLNGSHDKAVLLYEYVGKKTVDLQHTEVPEAYRGREIAKHLAKAAMDFVVEEDLKAHLTCWYIQKYVKENPHPHYLEHIIH; via the exons ATGGCCCAGGCTGCACAGATGAACGTCCTTGATATCAACACTCCTCCTCTTCGAGTGGAGCACGACAAAAAACGACGACAATTCAGCATCCGACTGAACG GTTCCCATGACAAGGCTGTGCTGCTGTATGAATACGTGGGGAAGAAAACAGTGGATCTGCAGCATACTGAGGTTCCTGAAGCTTACAGAGGACGAGAGATTGCCAAACACCTAGCCAAG GCTGCAATGGATTTTGTGGTAGAGGAAGACCTGAAAGCCCATCTAACATGCTGGTACATCCAGAAATACGTCAAAGAAAATCCCCACCCCCATTACTTGGAGCACATCATCCATTGA